A section of the Neorhizobium galegae bv. orientalis str. HAMBI 540 genome encodes:
- a CDS encoding alkene reductase, with protein MTSIFDPTKFGDIELANRVVMAPLTRNRSPKAIPNNLNVTYYEQRASAGLIVTEGTPVSQQGQGYADVPGLYLPQAIEGWKKVTDAVHRRGGKIVTQIWHVGRVSHTSLQPNGGAPVAPSAIPAGGKTYIINPDGNGAFVDTSAPRALEHAEIAGIVADFAKGARAATDAGFDGIEIHGANGYLIDQFLKSGANQRTDEYGGSIENRARFLLEVVDAVTKEIGAGRVGIRLSPVTPANGVSDQDPQAVFNYVVEQLGHRGLSFIHVIEGATGGDRSFFQGDKPFDYQELKDIYRKAGGKGGWLVNNGYDRESASKAVESGYADAVAFGKLFLANPDLVQRFKDNAPLNEVDKSTFYGGGAKGYTDYPVLEAVA; from the coding sequence ATGACAAGCATTTTTGATCCGACAAAGTTCGGCGATATCGAACTCGCCAATCGCGTCGTCATGGCTCCCCTGACGCGCAACCGTTCGCCGAAAGCGATCCCCAACAACCTCAACGTCACCTATTACGAACAACGCGCCAGCGCGGGCCTGATCGTCACCGAAGGCACTCCGGTCAGCCAGCAGGGCCAGGGTTATGCGGACGTGCCGGGCCTTTATCTGCCGCAGGCGATCGAAGGCTGGAAAAAGGTGACGGATGCCGTCCACCGCAGAGGCGGCAAGATCGTCACCCAGATCTGGCATGTCGGCCGTGTCTCGCACACTTCCCTGCAGCCGAACGGCGGCGCTCCCGTTGCACCCTCGGCCATTCCCGCCGGCGGCAAGACCTACATCATCAATCCGGATGGCAACGGCGCCTTTGTCGATACCTCCGCTCCCCGCGCGCTCGAACATGCGGAAATCGCCGGCATCGTCGCTGATTTCGCCAAGGGCGCCCGCGCCGCGACGGACGCCGGCTTCGACGGCATCGAAATCCACGGCGCCAACGGCTACCTGATCGACCAGTTCCTGAAGTCGGGCGCCAACCAGCGCACCGACGAATACGGCGGCTCGATCGAGAACCGCGCCCGCTTCCTGCTCGAAGTCGTCGACGCGGTGACCAAGGAAATCGGCGCCGGTCGCGTCGGCATCCGCCTGTCGCCGGTGACACCCGCCAATGGTGTCAGCGATCAGGATCCGCAGGCCGTCTTCAACTATGTCGTCGAGCAGCTCGGTCATCGCGGCCTCTCCTTCATCCACGTGATCGAAGGTGCGACCGGCGGCGACCGCTCCTTCTTCCAGGGCGACAAGCCCTTCGATTACCAGGAACTCAAGGATATCTACCGCAAGGCCGGCGGCAAGGGCGGCTGGCTCGTCAACAACGGCTATGACCGCGAAAGCGCCTCCAAGGCCGTCGAAAGCGGTTATGCGGACGCTGTCGCCTTCGGCAAGCTCTTCCTCGCCAACCCGGACCTCGTGCAGCGCTTCAAGGACAATGCGCCGCTCAACGAAGTCGACAAGTCCACCTTCTACGGTGGTGGCGCCAAGGGATATACCGACTATCCGGTACTCGAAGCCGTTGCGTGA
- a CDS encoding glycosyltransferase family 4 protein encodes MIDIRDVEVIAPNFKRRLSGVTSTIIQLVPVQRSLGQKVAALGPGLPSDLPHIRYRDLFRLWSPPRGRRCRIWHARRNIEMLPAIFMRDVLRMPMKIVFTSASQRRHTGWTKWLVSKMDGVIATSGKTADYLTVKNTVVLHGIDTNRFSPPSDTAEAKRARGLDPAQKIVGCFGRVRRQKGTDLFVDSMIKVLAERRDWSAIVAGRATGPHVDFEDGLKKKVAAAGLADRILFVGEHTDINEWYRALDLFIAPQRWEGFGLTPLEAMATAVPVIATDVGAFPELLVTGEEETGLIIARDSVDAMAEAAAALMDDEPRRKAASIRSRAHALENFSIEGEAKLLGNIYRITASA; translated from the coding sequence ATCATCGATATCCGTGACGTCGAAGTCATCGCGCCGAATTTCAAGCGGCGCCTCTCCGGCGTCACGTCGACGATCATCCAGCTCGTCCCCGTCCAGAGATCGCTTGGCCAGAAGGTCGCAGCGCTTGGCCCCGGCCTGCCCAGCGATCTGCCGCATATCCGCTATCGCGACCTCTTCCGCCTCTGGTCGCCGCCGCGCGGCAGGCGGTGCCGGATCTGGCACGCACGCCGTAATATCGAGATGCTGCCGGCAATTTTCATGCGTGACGTGTTGCGCATGCCGATGAAGATCGTCTTCACCTCAGCCTCGCAGCGCCGCCATACCGGCTGGACGAAATGGCTGGTCTCGAAAATGGACGGCGTGATCGCCACCAGCGGCAAGACGGCCGATTACCTGACGGTCAAGAACACCGTCGTGCTGCACGGCATCGACACCAACCGCTTCTCGCCACCATCGGACACGGCCGAGGCCAAGCGCGCCCGCGGTCTCGATCCCGCACAGAAGATTGTCGGCTGTTTCGGCCGCGTGCGCCGCCAGAAGGGCACCGATCTTTTCGTCGATTCGATGATCAAGGTGCTTGCCGAGCGCAGGGACTGGTCGGCGATCGTCGCCGGCCGCGCCACCGGCCCGCATGTGGATTTCGAGGATGGGTTGAAGAAGAAGGTCGCCGCCGCCGGCCTCGCCGACCGCATCCTGTTCGTCGGCGAGCATACCGATATCAACGAATGGTATCGCGCCCTCGACCTCTTCATCGCGCCGCAGCGCTGGGAAGGTTTCGGGCTGACGCCATTGGAAGCCATGGCGACCGCGGTGCCGGTGATCGCCACCGATGTCGGTGCATTCCCGGAACTGCTAGTGACCGGCGAAGAGGAAACCGGCTTGATCATCGCCCGCGATAGCGTCGATGCGATGGCCGAAGCGGCCGCCGCCCTTATGGACGACGAGCCCCGCCGCAAGGCTGCCTCGATTCGCTCCCGCGCCCATGCGCTCGAAAATTTCAGCATCGAGGGCGAAGCAAAGCTGCTCGGCAATATCTACCGGATCACGGCTTCCGCTTGA
- a CDS encoding DUF2235 domain-containing protein — protein sequence MSKNIVILCDGTSNEIGGDRTNVLRLYGALERNARQHVFYDPGVGTFGMTGMLKRVRSWIKIRAGLAFGVGIDDNVLEAYRFLVEVYKPGDRIFAFGFSRGAYTVRLLTGFIRMVGLISSDQLNLLDYAYRAYKRLDAGGGFGGEIRHYQKVLQARQIRIHFVGLWDTVSSVFEPRPTGFGLQLKQQPFTNQNDRIEIVRHAVAIDERRSMFRPSLWKPEQQYDYWSEAAQAFQKKPQDFQEVWFAGCHGDVGGGNPEKDSGLAKVALEWLFDEACAHGVEPNPDSAPMLVLGIGNPEYVAPDPLGPINESLKGFFWRFVEFIPRRFSKTSTRKWPRLGPYYIPLGEPRKIDANAQIHVSVQKRIAAGGYNPPNLPNNPTFVPRRPESVSALAPPSA from the coding sequence ATGTCCAAGAATATCGTAATATTGTGCGATGGCACGTCGAATGAAATCGGTGGCGACAGGACGAACGTCCTGAGGCTTTACGGCGCGCTTGAGCGTAATGCTCGACAACATGTCTTCTATGATCCCGGCGTGGGAACTTTTGGCATGACGGGCATGCTGAAACGGGTCCGGTCGTGGATCAAAATCAGGGCCGGCCTCGCCTTTGGCGTCGGGATCGACGACAATGTGCTCGAAGCCTATCGGTTTCTTGTTGAGGTTTACAAACCCGGTGACCGCATCTTCGCCTTCGGTTTCAGCAGGGGCGCCTATACTGTGCGCCTTCTCACCGGCTTTATTCGGATGGTCGGATTGATTTCAAGCGATCAGCTTAATCTCCTCGACTATGCCTATCGCGCCTACAAACGTCTGGATGCCGGCGGTGGCTTCGGCGGTGAGATCAGGCACTATCAGAAAGTCCTTCAAGCGCGGCAGATACGTATTCATTTCGTCGGCCTTTGGGACACGGTAAGTTCCGTTTTCGAACCGCGCCCCACCGGTTTCGGCCTTCAACTAAAACAGCAGCCTTTCACCAACCAGAACGACCGCATCGAAATCGTGCGCCATGCAGTTGCGATTGACGAGCGGCGGTCGATGTTCCGTCCGTCTCTCTGGAAACCGGAACAACAATACGACTATTGGTCGGAAGCGGCTCAAGCGTTCCAAAAGAAACCCCAGGATTTCCAGGAAGTATGGTTTGCGGGCTGCCACGGCGACGTCGGCGGCGGCAATCCCGAAAAAGATAGCGGCCTCGCCAAGGTAGCGCTTGAATGGCTGTTCGACGAGGCATGCGCCCATGGCGTTGAACCAAACCCGGACAGCGCACCCATGCTGGTCCTGGGCATCGGCAACCCGGAATATGTCGCTCCGGACCCCCTGGGGCCAATAAACGAATCCCTGAAGGGCTTCTTCTGGCGTTTCGTCGAATTTATCCCTCGCCGTTTCTCCAAGACGTCCACGCGGAAATGGCCACGGCTTGGCCCCTATTACATCCCACTCGGAGAACCGCGCAAAATCGACGCCAACGCACAGATCCATGTCTCGGTGCAGAAGCGCATTGCGGCCGGTGGCTACAATCCACCCAACCTGCCGAACAACCCCACTTTCGTCCCCCGGCGGCCTGAATCAGTCTCTGCGCTCGCGCCGCCAAGCGCTTGA
- a CDS encoding glycosyltransferase, with product MRVHQYIFGKDGGAEKFFVHLVGALARRGVEQTAVMRWNRRWKPDVEAHARVIESNFRNLSIDRILLPMKVLSMAKRDKADAIISWSTRGARLMPDYKGGIKLSRLGDYPTHLGYFKNSDILVCNTPGIADHVRNNLGWTRGVEVISNFTDTSVVAPISRSVADTPDGVPLIMTMGRFVKRKRFHLLIEAMTAVPDAYLWIAGDGEEREALEAVMREHKMENRVRFLGWHKDTRPYLAAADIFIMPSSHEPLGNVIFEAWAQSKPVISSRSEGPSWFVRDGENGLLVDIDDVAGYSRAINQVIADPQLAASLGEQGRATLVGQFSEEAVANAYIELFKRKP from the coding sequence ATGCGGGTTCACCAGTATATTTTCGGCAAGGACGGCGGAGCGGAGAAGTTCTTCGTGCATCTGGTCGGCGCGCTTGCGCGGCGTGGCGTAGAGCAGACGGCCGTAATGCGCTGGAACCGCCGCTGGAAGCCGGATGTCGAGGCCCATGCCCGCGTTATCGAAAGCAATTTCCGCAACCTCTCCATCGACCGTATCCTTCTGCCGATGAAGGTGCTCTCCATGGCAAAGCGAGACAAGGCCGACGCGATCATTTCCTGGTCCACCCGCGGCGCCCGGCTGATGCCGGACTATAAGGGCGGTATCAAGCTCTCCCGTCTCGGCGACTACCCCACCCATCTCGGCTATTTCAAGAACTCGGACATTCTCGTCTGCAATACGCCGGGCATTGCCGACCATGTGCGCAACAATCTCGGCTGGACCCGCGGCGTCGAGGTGATCTCGAACTTCACGGACACGTCGGTCGTGGCGCCGATCTCAAGGTCGGTTGCCGATACGCCGGACGGCGTGCCGCTGATCATGACGATGGGCCGTTTCGTCAAACGCAAGCGTTTCCATCTGCTGATCGAGGCGATGACGGCGGTGCCGGACGCCTATCTGTGGATCGCCGGCGACGGCGAGGAGCGGGAAGCGCTGGAAGCGGTCATGCGCGAGCACAAGATGGAGAACCGGGTACGGTTCCTCGGCTGGCACAAGGATACGCGGCCGTATCTGGCCGCCGCCGACATCTTCATCATGCCCTCCAGCCACGAGCCGCTCGGCAACGTCATTTTCGAGGCATGGGCGCAGAGCAAGCCGGTGATTTCGTCGCGCTCGGAAGGTCCGTCCTGGTTCGTACGCGACGGCGAAAACGGCCTGCTCGTCGATATCGATGACGTCGCCGGGTATTCGCGCGCTATCAACCAGGTGATCGCCGACCCGCAGTTGGCTGCGAGCCTTGGCGAACAGGGCAGGGCGACGCTGGTCGGGCAGTTTTCGGAAGAGGCTGTGGCGAACGCCTATATCGAGCTTTTCAAGCGGAAGCCGTGA
- a CDS encoding LysR family transcriptional regulator VtlR produces the protein MPLDWDKLRIFHAAAEAGSFTHAADKLHLSQSAISRQVSALEQDVGVKLFHRHARGLILTEQGELLYRTAHDVLLKLETVKMQLTETTEKPSGKLRVTTTVGLGQGWLTDKVQEFLQLYPEMSIQLILDNEEVDVNMRHADCAIRLRQPVQSDLIQRKLFTVHMHVYAAPSYINRYGEPQSVEDLDHHRIITFGEPAPNYLLDVNWLEYAGRSSDNTRTPHLQINSQTSIKRACLLGIGIACLPDYIVGRDPGLIQLAINADIPSFDTYFCYPDEMKNAAKLKVFRDFVVGKARNWNF, from the coding sequence GTGCCGCTCGACTGGGATAAACTGCGCATTTTCCACGCGGCGGCGGAGGCAGGGTCCTTCACCCATGCGGCCGACAAGCTGCATCTTTCCCAGTCGGCGATCAGCCGCCAGGTCAGTGCCCTGGAACAGGATGTCGGCGTAAAGCTCTTCCACCGCCATGCGCGCGGCCTGATTCTCACCGAACAGGGCGAACTGCTCTACCGCACCGCCCACGATGTGCTGCTGAAGCTCGAAACCGTGAAGATGCAGCTTACCGAGACGACGGAAAAGCCGTCCGGCAAGCTGCGCGTGACGACGACCGTCGGTCTCGGCCAGGGCTGGCTCACCGACAAGGTGCAGGAATTCCTGCAGCTCTATCCGGAAATGTCGATCCAATTGATCCTCGACAACGAGGAGGTGGACGTCAACATGCGCCATGCGGATTGCGCCATTCGCCTGCGCCAGCCGGTCCAGTCCGACTTGATCCAGCGAAAGCTCTTCACCGTGCACATGCACGTCTATGCAGCGCCCTCCTACATCAACCGTTACGGTGAGCCGCAATCGGTCGAGGATCTCGACCATCATCGCATCATCACCTTCGGGGAACCGGCGCCGAACTACCTGCTCGACGTCAACTGGCTGGAATATGCCGGCCGGTCATCGGACAATACCCGCACGCCGCACCTGCAGATCAACAGCCAGACGTCGATCAAGCGCGCCTGCCTGCTGGGGATAGGAATCGCCTGCCTGCCGGATTATATCGTCGGCCGCGACCCGGGCCTCATTCAGCTGGCGATCAATGCCGACATTCCATCCTTCGATACCTATTTCTGCTATCCGGATGAAATGAAGAACGCCGCGAAGCTGAAAGTCTTCCGCGACTTCGTGGTCGGCAAGGCTCGCAACTGGAATTTCTGA
- a CDS encoding ArsR/SmtB family transcription factor has translation MDKTEILKALAHPTRVEFLEWMKEPERHFCDQAHPLEMGICASQFEKRCGLSQSTVSAHLSTLEKARLVKIDRVGQWAFYHRDEKTIAAFLDDLRSTL, from the coding sequence ATGGACAAGACGGAAATTCTCAAGGCGCTAGCGCATCCGACCCGGGTCGAATTCCTGGAATGGATGAAGGAGCCGGAACGTCATTTTTGCGATCAGGCGCATCCGCTCGAAATGGGCATCTGCGCCAGCCAGTTCGAAAAACGCTGCGGCCTCTCCCAATCCACGGTCTCGGCGCATCTTTCGACGCTCGAGAAAGCTCGCCTGGTGAAAATCGACCGGGTCGGCCAATGGGCATTCTACCACCGCGACGAAAAAACCATCGCGGCCTTCCTCGACGATCTCAGATCGACCCTCTGA
- a CDS encoding Lrp/AsnC family transcriptional regulator, which yields MLRADLDAIDIKILRELQRDGRMTNVELAERVGISAPPCLRRVRKLEEAGIIEGYHALLNAPKLGVDLVAFCMVGLKRQSDADLKAFAAKVQQWPMVREAWMVNGDSDFLLRCAAQNLTVFQDFVIEVLTADQHVDTVRTMLTIRQVKHLGLVEI from the coding sequence GTGCTTCGCGCCGATCTTGATGCCATCGACATAAAAATCCTGCGGGAATTGCAACGCGACGGGCGTATGACCAATGTCGAGCTCGCCGAGCGCGTCGGCATTTCCGCGCCGCCCTGCCTGCGCCGCGTGCGCAAGCTCGAGGAAGCCGGTATCATCGAGGGCTATCACGCGCTGCTCAACGCCCCGAAACTCGGCGTCGATCTCGTCGCCTTCTGCATGGTCGGGCTGAAGCGGCAGTCGGACGCGGACTTGAAGGCCTTCGCGGCGAAGGTGCAGCAATGGCCGATGGTGCGCGAGGCCTGGATGGTCAACGGCGACAGCGATTTCCTGCTGCGCTGCGCGGCCCAGAACCTCACCGTCTTCCAGGACTTCGTCATTGAAGTGCTGACCGCAGACCAGCACGTGGACACGGTGCGCACCATGCTGACCATCCGGCAGGTGAAGCATCTGGGCCTGGTCGAGATCTGA
- a CDS encoding glycosyltransferase family 25 protein yields MQSLETYVINLDGSNDRLQTISDRLSAFGVPFERISAVDGRKFDLATIPDYDAERAQSYMGRTLVGGEIGCYRSHLKVAEHFLKSEARYALVLEDDALPLCNPVELLEAALPDLEKVDPDWRLINIGNNKLKIATPLSRYGIGGHDCELVAAHYFPMTTSAIVWSREGARLFLAEHRKMFAPVDNYFRHWLTRTGHGYSFWPSPVTTTDAASEILASSGRARKTNKRKWFYAFAKQRRLMEDKLIAFIHKKRFRSAGSK; encoded by the coding sequence ATGCAATCGCTTGAGACCTATGTCATCAATCTGGATGGCAGCAATGACCGCCTGCAGACCATCAGCGACCGGCTTTCAGCCTTTGGAGTACCCTTCGAGCGGATTTCCGCCGTCGACGGCCGCAAATTCGATCTCGCGACGATCCCGGATTACGACGCCGAGCGTGCCCAGAGCTATATGGGCCGCACCCTCGTCGGCGGCGAGATCGGCTGCTACCGCAGCCATCTGAAGGTCGCCGAGCATTTCCTGAAATCCGAAGCCCGTTATGCGCTGGTGCTGGAAGACGATGCGCTACCGCTCTGCAACCCGGTCGAACTGCTCGAAGCGGCGCTCCCGGATCTTGAAAAGGTCGATCCCGACTGGCGGCTGATCAACATCGGCAACAACAAGCTGAAGATCGCTACTCCCCTTTCCCGCTACGGCATCGGCGGCCACGACTGCGAACTGGTAGCGGCCCATTATTTTCCGATGACCACCAGCGCCATCGTCTGGTCGCGCGAAGGCGCCCGGCTTTTCCTCGCAGAGCACCGCAAGATGTTCGCCCCGGTTGACAATTATTTCCGCCACTGGCTGACCCGCACCGGCCACGGTTATTCCTTTTGGCCCTCGCCCGTCACCACCACGGATGCCGCAAGCGAAATCCTGGCGAGCTCCGGCCGCGCCAGAAAAACCAACAAGCGGAAATGGTTCTACGCCTTCGCCAAGCAGCGGCGCTTGATGGAAGACAAGCTGATTGCCTTCATCCACAAAAAGCGGTTTCGGTCAGCCGGCAGCAAGTGA
- a CDS encoding LysR family transcriptional regulator, which translates to MNDISWDFYRTFLAVLRLGSLSAAARELGLTQPTVGRHIDALEEAVGFQLFTRSQQGLLPTEPSLAMKPYAENLAITAAAMQRLASGEIGTVRGTVRISASEVIGVEVLPPILAALQDEYPGLELELSLSDSLEDLLRRESDIAVRMTSPAQDALVTRHIGEIPLGLFAHRRYLDRHGVPQSPEDLATHRLIGFDRRTAFVRAAADRIRMTSPAFPDIENIRWSYRADNNLAQLAAIRGGVGIGICQVGIARRDPDLIRVLPDVFELQLDTWVAMHENLKSSPRWRVTFDALVRGLLDYVRG; encoded by the coding sequence ATGAATGATATCAGCTGGGACTTCTACCGCACCTTCCTCGCCGTCCTGCGGCTCGGCTCGCTGTCTGCAGCCGCGCGTGAACTCGGCCTGACCCAGCCGACCGTCGGCCGCCACATCGATGCATTGGAAGAGGCAGTGGGCTTCCAGCTCTTCACTCGCTCGCAGCAAGGCCTGTTGCCGACCGAACCGTCGCTGGCGATGAAGCCCTATGCGGAAAATCTCGCCATCACGGCCGCCGCCATGCAGCGGCTGGCCTCGGGCGAGATCGGCACCGTCAGGGGAACGGTGAGGATCAGCGCCAGCGAAGTGATCGGCGTTGAAGTTCTCCCGCCCATCCTAGCGGCTCTCCAGGACGAATATCCCGGGCTGGAGCTGGAACTGTCATTGTCGGATTCGCTGGAAGACCTTTTAAGGCGCGAGTCGGATATTGCCGTGCGTATGACCAGCCCGGCCCAGGATGCGCTCGTCACCCGCCATATCGGCGAAATCCCGCTCGGGCTTTTTGCCCATCGCCGTTATCTGGACCGACATGGAGTTCCGCAAAGCCCTGAAGACCTGGCCACCCACCGGCTGATCGGCTTCGATCGCCGCACCGCCTTCGTTCGCGCCGCTGCGGACCGTATCCGCATGACCTCCCCAGCCTTTCCCGATATAGAAAATATCCGCTGGAGCTACCGGGCGGACAACAATCTGGCGCAACTGGCGGCGATCCGCGGGGGTGTCGGCATCGGCATCTGTCAGGTCGGCATCGCCCGGCGCGACCCGGACCTCATCCGCGTGCTGCCTGACGTCTTCGAGCTGCAGCTCGATACCTGGGTCGCCATGCACGAAAACCTGAAATCGTCTCCCCGCTGGCGCGTCACCTTCGACGCACTCGTCAGAGGCCTGCTGGACTATGTCCGCGGCTGA
- a CDS encoding DUF2188 domain-containing protein — translation MTKVTYKVVPHDGGWAYRQGDVYSETFPSHSDALQAARIVAAEQQVGGEPEEISWQDEKGIWHTEYSEGGDRPEAEVMDGDEAPTTH, via the coding sequence ATGACCAAGGTTACCTATAAAGTCGTGCCGCATGACGGCGGCTGGGCCTATCGCCAGGGCGACGTCTATTCGGAAACCTTTCCCAGCCATTCAGACGCCTTGCAGGCGGCGCGCATCGTAGCGGCCGAACAGCAGGTCGGCGGAGAGCCGGAAGAAATCAGCTGGCAGGACGAAAAGGGCATCTGGCACACCGAATACAGCGAGGGTGGCGACCGGCCCGAGGCCGAGGTCATGGATGGCGACGAGGCGCCGACCACCCACTGA
- the greA gene encoding transcription elongation factor GreA encodes MVEKVPMTQSGFSKLQEELRWRQQEERPRIIEAIAEARAHGDLSENAEYHAAKEAQSHNEGRVTELEDLTARAEVIDLSKMSGSKIKFGATVKLIDEDTDEEKIYQIVGDQEADVKAGRISISSPIARAMIGKEKGDSIEVVAPGGSKAYAILAISWG; translated from the coding sequence ATGGTTGAAAAGGTACCGATGACGCAGAGTGGCTTTTCCAAGCTGCAGGAGGAGCTGCGCTGGCGTCAGCAGGAGGAGCGCCCCCGTATCATCGAGGCAATCGCGGAAGCGCGCGCCCATGGCGACCTTTCGGAAAATGCAGAATACCATGCCGCCAAGGAGGCACAGAGCCATAACGAAGGCCGCGTCACCGAGCTTGAAGACCTGACCGCGCGTGCGGAAGTCATCGACCTGTCGAAAATGTCCGGCTCGAAGATCAAGTTCGGCGCCACCGTGAAGCTCATCGACGAGGACACCGACGAGGAAAAGATCTACCAGATCGTCGGCGACCAGGAAGCCGACGTGAAGGCCGGCCGCATCTCCATTTCCTCGCCGATCGCGCGCGCGATGATCGGCAAGGAAAAGGGTGATTCCATCGAAGTGGTCGCTCCCGGCGGCTCCAAGGCCTACGCCATCCTCGCCATTTCCTGGGGCTGA
- the trxB gene encoding thioredoxin-disulfide reductase, translating to MSSRHTEVLIIGSGPAGYTAAIYAARAMLKPVLIAGMEQGGQLMITTDVENYPGFGDPIQGPWLMEQMLKQATHVGAEIVNDLVTEVELNHRPFTVRTDSGAVWTAETIIISTGAKAKWLGIETEQQFQGFGVSACATCDGFFYRNKDVIVVGGGNSAVEEALYLSNIAKSVTVVHRRDSFRSEKILAERLSQRVNVNVLWNTEIAEITGKPAKAPMPPSVEGVKLRNTQTGAVTDFPIHGVFVAIGHAPATELFKGKLKMKPNGYLWTAPDSTATDVPGVFAAGDVTDDTFRQAITAAGMGCMAALEAERYLSGIQPVAIAAE from the coding sequence ATGTCCTCCCGTCATACCGAGGTCCTGATCATCGGCTCCGGCCCGGCTGGCTATACCGCCGCCATCTATGCAGCGCGCGCCATGCTGAAACCGGTTCTGATCGCCGGCATGGAACAGGGCGGCCAGCTGATGATCACCACGGATGTCGAAAACTATCCCGGTTTCGGCGATCCGATCCAAGGCCCCTGGTTGATGGAGCAGATGCTGAAGCAGGCGACCCATGTGGGCGCCGAGATCGTCAACGACCTCGTCACCGAAGTCGAGCTCAACCATCGCCCTTTCACCGTGCGCACCGATTCGGGAGCCGTCTGGACCGCCGAGACGATCATCATCTCGACCGGCGCCAAGGCAAAATGGCTCGGCATCGAAACAGAACAGCAGTTCCAGGGTTTTGGCGTCTCCGCCTGCGCCACCTGCGACGGCTTCTTCTATCGCAACAAGGACGTGATCGTGGTCGGCGGCGGCAATTCCGCCGTCGAGGAAGCGCTCTACCTGTCGAATATCGCCAAGTCGGTGACCGTGGTGCATCGCCGCGACAGTTTCCGTTCGGAAAAGATCCTGGCTGAACGCCTGTCCCAGCGCGTCAATGTCAATGTGCTGTGGAACACCGAAATCGCCGAAATCACCGGCAAGCCGGCCAAGGCGCCGATGCCGCCCTCCGTCGAGGGCGTCAAGCTGCGCAATACCCAGACGGGCGCGGTCACGGACTTCCCGATCCACGGCGTCTTCGTGGCGATCGGCCACGCGCCGGCGACCGAACTCTTCAAGGGCAAGCTGAAGATGAAGCCGAACGGCTATCTCTGGACGGCTCCCGATTCGACCGCCACCGACGTGCCCGGCGTGTTTGCCGCCGGCGACGTGACGGACGACACTTTCCGCCAGGCGATCACCGCCGCCGGCATGGGCTGCATGGCAGCGCTCGAGGCCGAACGCTACCTCTCCGGCATTCAGCCGGTCGCCATAGCCGCGGAGTGA
- a CDS encoding NAD-dependent epimerase/dehydratase family protein gives MSEQSMSNLIALVLGATGGIGGHVARGLIARGWTVRALNRKAGEAAKREPRFHWLQGDAMNAADVRRAAQDAKLIVHAVNPPGYKDWEKLVLPMLDNTIAAARAVGARILLPGTVYNYGPDAFPEITEESPQNPVTRKGAIRVELERRLEVASSEGVPVLIVRAGDYFGPGAANSWFAQGLVKPGKPVTSVSRPNAQGIGHQWAYLPDVAETMLRLIDREGELPRFARFQMRGFWDRDGGEMIAAISRVVGHPVKVRAFPWWLLKLGSPFVPILRELGEMRYLWKTPVRMGNDKLRAFLGEEPSTPIDEAVRTTLVDLGCIEPKPTKAARPVALLA, from the coding sequence ATGTCCGAACAATCAATGTCAAACCTCATCGCCCTCGTTCTCGGCGCCACCGGCGGCATCGGCGGCCACGTGGCGCGCGGCCTTATCGCCCGCGGCTGGACCGTCCGCGCCCTCAACCGCAAAGCCGGAGAGGCGGCGAAGCGGGAACCCCGCTTTCACTGGCTTCAGGGCGACGCGATGAATGCGGCAGACGTCCGCCGCGCCGCCCAGGATGCCAAGCTGATCGTCCACGCGGTCAATCCTCCCGGCTACAAGGATTGGGAAAAGCTGGTCCTGCCGATGCTCGACAACACGATCGCGGCGGCCCGCGCCGTCGGCGCCCGTATCCTGCTGCCCGGCACGGTCTACAATTACGGGCCGGATGCCTTTCCTGAGATCACTGAGGAGAGCCCGCAGAACCCGGTGACGCGCAAGGGCGCGATCCGGGTCGAGCTGGAACGCCGGCTGGAGGTCGCGTCGAGCGAGGGCGTGCCGGTGCTGATCGTGCGGGCCGGCGATTATTTCGGCCCCGGCGCAGCAAACAGCTGGTTCGCCCAAGGCCTGGTGAAACCCGGCAAGCCGGTGACATCGGTCAGCAGGCCGAATGCCCAGGGCATCGGGCATCAATGGGCCTATCTGCCAGACGTCGCCGAAACCATGCTGCGGCTGATCGACCGGGAGGGTGAACTACCGCGTTTCGCGCGTTTCCAGATGCGCGGCTTCTGGGACCGGGATGGCGGCGAGATGATCGCGGCGATCAGCCGGGTCGTCGGGCATCCGGTCAAGGTGAGGGCGTTTCCGTGGTGGTTGTTGAAGCTCGGCTCGCCCTTCGTGCCGATCCTCCGCGAGCTGGGCGAGATGCGTTACCTCTGGAAGACGCCGGTGCGGATGGGCAACGACAAGCTGCGGGCTTTCCTCGGCGAGGAGCCTTCGACGCCGATCGATGAGGCAGTTCGGACGACGCTTGTCGATCTCGGCTGTATCGAGCCCAAGCCGACCAAGGCTGCAAGGCCGGTGGCGCTTTTAGCCTGA